In the genome of Mustelus asterias unplaced genomic scaffold, sMusAst1.hap1.1 HAP1_SCAFFOLD_382, whole genome shotgun sequence, one region contains:
- the LOC144486528 gene encoding uncharacterized protein LOC144486528, with product MEKPWKCEDCGKGFNYPSHLETHCRSHTGERPFICCVCGKGFVQSQHMQSHQRSHSNKRHLKCSNCEKSFKSKKHLKQHQRTHTGERPFICSVCGKGFTQSATLIRHQQTHTGKRPFTCSVCGKGFIQSSTLLRHLRVHTGERPFPCFNCGKEFTRLDTLSLHQHVHTEKLLFKHYE from the coding sequence atggagaaaccgtggaaatgtgaggattgtgggaagggattcaattatcctTCCCATCTCGAAACTCATTGTCGcagtcacacaggagagagaccgttcatctgctgtgtgtgtggaaaaggTTTTGTTCAGTCACAACACATGCAGTCACACCAACGCTCTCATTCCAATAAGAGACATTTAAAATGTTccaactgtgagaagagctttaagagcaaaaagcacttgaaacagcaccaacgcacacacactggagagaggccgttcatctgttctgtgtgtgggaagggattcactcagtcagccactCTGATAAGACACCAGCAGACTCACACGGgaaaaaggccgttcacctgctcagtgtgtgggaaaggattcattcagtcatccaccctgctgaggcatctgcgagttcacactggggagaggccgttcccttGCTTcaactgtgggaaggaattcactcggttAGACACTCTCAGTTTGCATCAACATGTTCACACtgaaaaattactttttaaacaTTACGAATGA